One window of Camelina sativa cultivar DH55 chromosome 4, Cs, whole genome shotgun sequence genomic DNA carries:
- the LOC104783430 gene encoding uncharacterized protein LOC104783430, with product MTYKGKGRFTKRKKLSPRYVGPYKVLERVGAVAYKLELPPKLDAFHKVFHVSQLRKCLREEDEVVEDVPAELQENLTVEATPIRIIDRMVKEMRRKKMNMVKILWNCGGREEATWETENKMKADFPKWFKEMGEDQLDPDSGTNPLQGGETCNARDPE from the coding sequence ATGACCTATAAGGGAAAAGGGCGTTTCACTAAGAGGAAAAAGTTGAGCCCAAGGTACGTTGGTCCGTACAAGGTACTTGAACGGGTAGGTGCGGTGGCGTACAAGCTGGAGTTACCACCAAAGTTAGACGCTTTCCACAAGGTGTTCCATGTATCTCAACTTCGGAAATGCCTAAGAGAAGAGGATGAAGTGGTCGAAGATGTTCCGGCCGAGTTGCAAGAGAACTTGACCGTGGAAGCAACACCTATTCGGATCATTGATCGAATGGTAAAGGAAATGCgcaggaagaagatgaacatggTAAAAATCTTGTGGAACTGCGGCGGACGGGAAGAAGCTACTTGGGAAACTGAAAACAAGATGAAGGCCGATTTTCCTAAGTGGTTCAAGGAGATGGGTGAAGATCAACTTGATccggattcggggacgaatccccTTCAAGGGGGGGagacttgtaacgcccgcgatcctgaatag